The Thermosulfurimonas sp. F29 genome includes a window with the following:
- a CDS encoding amphi-Trp domain-containing protein, with the protein MSEKKVLFKSEEPRTREEVATFFRELADRVASGTVTLKRDSQETTLTLPENLILEIKAETKTKPGKTKYALEVEIEWREGEKEGA; encoded by the coding sequence ATGAGCGAAAAGAAGGTCCTTTTCAAAAGCGAGGAACCCAGAACGCGGGAGGAGGTGGCGACCTTTTTCCGGGAGCTGGCCGACCGCGTAGCTTCCGGCACGGTAACCTTAAAGAGAGATTCGCAGGAGACCACCCTGACTCTCCCGGAAAATCTGATTCTTGAAATCAAGGCCGAAACCAAGACCAAACCGGGAAAGACCAAGTATGCACTGGAAGTGGAGATCGAGTGGCGCGAGGGGGAAAAAGAGGGGGCCTGA
- a CDS encoding carbohydrate porin, which yields MRRVVLLGILFWVVLSLGAALAADPEVEELKRMLRQVMEENRRLAERVSELERRLAAYERERSPVAETAATGAERPWYERVEVGLSVAGLVQGVVGVDREAANLHAHGGREPAGNIGPVITDEDKAYGAAAVDLELSAEFSERDRAYVLLEMGSGKNPDSEVPSFSGIVDEALSMVPVETEDGDVRVSEAWYEREWAFGSGRFRFRFGKIDITTEVDQNAYANDENGQFMSPVFVNNAAVEWASYSFGMVASYETERWALTLGYEDADSSWDNLFDYPFLVGQLAVSTEFLGRPGNYRFYVWYQGEKHLEWDELEDYFASGGARSPENDKAAWGFGLSFDQEVAEGVGVFLRYGWRGGDLAGYWNGDLTDLDFSYGFEQAASAGISVSGRLWGREGDELGLGVAWFGISDDYEDYWEAKGVYAARLGFDPHMHRHEARDEWHLEVYYRLKAAEHLALTPDLQYTWNPAGLRDDGFWVFTLRGVWEY from the coding sequence ATGAGGAGAGTGGTTTTGCTGGGGATTCTTTTCTGGGTGGTGCTGAGTTTAGGGGCGGCCCTGGCCGCGGATCCGGAGGTGGAGGAGCTGAAGAGGATGCTCCGGCAGGTGATGGAGGAGAACCGGAGGCTTGCCGAGCGGGTCTCGGAGCTTGAGCGCAGGCTTGCGGCCTACGAGAGGGAGCGCAGTCCGGTGGCGGAGACCGCGGCCACCGGGGCCGAGAGACCCTGGTACGAGAGGGTGGAGGTGGGGCTTTCGGTGGCCGGTCTGGTGCAGGGGGTGGTGGGCGTGGACAGGGAGGCGGCCAACCTTCACGCCCACGGCGGACGGGAGCCGGCCGGGAACATAGGGCCGGTCATAACCGACGAGGACAAGGCCTACGGGGCCGCGGCGGTGGATCTGGAGCTTTCCGCGGAATTTTCGGAAAGGGATAGGGCCTATGTGCTCCTTGAGATGGGCTCGGGTAAGAATCCGGACTCCGAGGTGCCGTCGTTTTCGGGGATCGTGGACGAGGCCCTTTCCATGGTGCCGGTGGAGACCGAGGACGGGGATGTGCGGGTGAGCGAGGCCTGGTACGAGAGGGAGTGGGCCTTCGGGAGCGGGAGGTTCAGGTTCCGGTTCGGGAAGATCGACATCACCACGGAGGTGGACCAGAACGCCTACGCCAACGACGAGAACGGGCAGTTCATGAGTCCGGTCTTCGTGAACAACGCCGCGGTGGAGTGGGCCTCCTACAGCTTCGGGATGGTGGCCAGTTACGAGACGGAGAGGTGGGCCCTTACCCTGGGCTACGAGGACGCGGATTCGAGCTGGGACAACCTCTTTGACTATCCCTTTCTGGTGGGGCAGCTTGCGGTAAGCACTGAATTTCTGGGTCGGCCGGGAAATTATCGGTTCTATGTGTGGTATCAGGGGGAGAAGCACCTCGAGTGGGACGAGCTTGAGGACTATTTTGCCTCCGGTGGGGCCCGGAGCCCGGAAAACGACAAGGCGGCCTGGGGATTCGGGTTGTCCTTTGATCAGGAGGTGGCCGAGGGCGTGGGGGTGTTTTTGCGCTACGGATGGCGGGGTGGAGATCTTGCGGGCTACTGGAACGGGGATCTTACGGATCTGGACTTTTCCTACGGGTTTGAGCAGGCGGCGAGCGCAGGAATATCGGTTTCCGGAAGGTTATGGGGACGCGAGGGGGACGAGCTGGGGCTTGGTGTGGCCTGGTTCGGGATTTCGGACGATTACGAGGACTACTGGGAGGCGAAGGGGGTATATGCGGCGCGGCTGGGGTTTGATCCGCACATGCACCGGCACGAGGCCCGGGACGAGTGGCACCTGGAGGTCTATTATCGTCTGAAGGCGGCGGAGCATCTGGCCCTGACCCCGGACCTTCAGTACACCTGGAACCCGGCCGGTCTTCGCGACGACGGCTTCTGGGTCTTCACCCTCCGGGGAGTGTGGGAGTACTGA
- a CDS encoding MarC family protein, with product MGKDHFLVFTLQALVSFLAIMNPVGNTPIFLSLVDEFPEEERIKIARTATLWAFFIVTIFTLGGNFIFRLFGITLPAFRIAGGILVFMIAYHLVRAKRSHQHHPTEEEAESAEDIAVTPLATPILAGPGTITTALSLVGRQTDLVRIFTIIGIFGLVCLATYLCFVYGEILTKRLRPYWIGVMTRLMGLILAVVAVQMVLEGLTEVVSQIIVKGGG from the coding sequence ATGGGAAAGGATCATTTCCTGGTCTTCACGCTGCAGGCCCTGGTGAGTTTTCTCGCCATCATGAATCCCGTGGGCAACACTCCCATTTTTCTTTCCCTCGTGGACGAATTTCCCGAGGAGGAGAGGATCAAGATCGCCCGCACCGCCACCCTCTGGGCCTTCTTCATCGTCACGATATTTACCCTGGGAGGCAACTTCATCTTTCGTCTATTCGGGATCACCCTTCCGGCCTTTCGGATAGCCGGAGGAATTCTGGTCTTCATGATTGCCTATCATCTGGTACGGGCCAAACGATCTCATCAGCATCATCCCACGGAGGAAGAGGCCGAGTCCGCGGAGGACATAGCGGTGACCCCCCTGGCCACGCCCATTCTGGCCGGGCCGGGGACCATCACCACCGCCCTTTCCCTGGTGGGGAGACAGACGGACCTCGTTCGAATCTTCACGATCATCGGTATTTTCGGACTGGTGTGCCTGGCCACCTACCTCTGTTTCGTTTACGGAGAAATCCTCACCAAGCGTCTGCGCCCTTACTGGATCGGGGTGATGACCCGTCTCATGGGGCTCATCCTGGCGGTGGTGGCGGTGCAGATGGTCCTGGAAGGGTTAACCGAGGTGGTCTCCCAGATAATCGTAAAAGGAGGAGGTTAA
- a CDS encoding ABC transporter ATP-binding protein, protein MEVVLEVKGLSKEFAEKRALSGLSFRLRRGEFLGIIGPNGAGKTTLLNCLLGLVTPTEGEIRFFGLELEKHRTHILSRINFASNYVGLPLSLTVFENLLVYGLLYGVPGIRTRAEQLLRLLDLWEMRDQKTRHLSSGQMMRLCLAKALINDPEVLLLDEPTAGLDPEMAEKVRRLIREYQRKRGLSVIFTSHNLREMEDLSDRVILLNEGQILTEGSPEDLCRRFGGRDLEEVFFKALHRKEDPHG, encoded by the coding sequence ATGGAGGTGGTCCTCGAGGTCAAAGGTCTCTCCAAGGAATTTGCGGAAAAGCGGGCCCTTTCGGGCCTGAGTTTCCGCCTGAGGCGGGGAGAGTTCCTGGGAATTATCGGCCCGAACGGAGCCGGAAAGACCACGCTCCTCAACTGCCTCCTCGGCCTGGTGACTCCCACGGAGGGGGAGATCCGATTTTTCGGCCTCGAGCTGGAGAAACACCGGACGCACATCCTCTCCCGCATCAACTTCGCCTCAAATTATGTGGGGCTCCCTCTTTCCCTCACGGTCTTTGAAAATCTCCTGGTTTACGGTCTGCTCTACGGGGTCCCGGGAATAAGGACCCGGGCCGAGCAACTGCTCAGGCTTCTGGATCTCTGGGAAATGCGGGATCAGAAGACCCGTCACCTTTCTTCGGGACAGATGATGCGCCTCTGTCTGGCCAAGGCCCTGATAAACGATCCGGAGGTCCTTCTCCTCGACGAACCCACCGCCGGACTCGATCCGGAAATGGCGGAAAAGGTGCGCCGCCTTATCCGGGAATATCAGCGAAAACGGGGACTTTCGGTCATCTTCACCTCTCACAACCTTCGCGAGATGGAAGACCTTTCGGATCGAGTTATCCTTCTCAACGAGGGCCAGATTCTCACCGAGGGCTCCCCCGAGGATCTCTGTCGCAGGTTCGGGGGCCGGGATCTCGAGGAGGTCTTCTTTAAAGCCCTTCACCGGAAAGAGGATCCTCATGGTTAG
- the cobI gene encoding precorrin-2 C(20)-methyltransferase, translating into MRPRLYGVGVGPGDPELLTLKAVRVLGEAAHVFVASSSRNDHSLALRVAEAHLKKGVPVERLSFPMTRERRLLEEAWETNARRVAEVLSCREPVVFLTMGDPALFSTFGHLARRVREILPEAEIEMVPGITAAQAAAARLRILLAEGEGAFAIASALAEEATLRKLATEFPAFALYKVYRRAGEVLRIIEDLGRLDETRAVSFCGFPEEKVYADPRDLLTSTPPYFTLLLVGGESLD; encoded by the coding sequence CCGAGGCTTTACGGGGTGGGGGTGGGGCCGGGGGATCCCGAACTCCTGACCCTCAAAGCGGTGAGAGTGCTCGGGGAAGCGGCCCATGTCTTCGTGGCTTCCTCCAGCCGGAACGACCATTCGCTGGCCCTCCGGGTGGCGGAGGCTCATCTGAAGAAAGGGGTGCCGGTGGAGCGTCTTTCCTTTCCCATGACCCGCGAGCGTCGTCTCCTGGAGGAGGCCTGGGAGACAAACGCCCGTCGTGTGGCGGAGGTCCTTTCCTGCCGGGAACCGGTGGTTTTTCTCACCATGGGGGATCCGGCCCTTTTTTCCACCTTCGGTCATCTGGCCCGCAGGGTCAGGGAGATTCTCCCCGAGGCGGAGATAGAGATGGTGCCGGGCATCACCGCGGCTCAGGCGGCGGCGGCGCGCCTCAGGATCCTGCTGGCCGAAGGAGAGGGGGCCTTTGCCATCGCCAGCGCCCTGGCCGAGGAAGCTACCCTCAGGAAATTGGCCACGGAGTTCCCCGCCTTCGCCCTCTACAAGGTTTATCGCCGGGCCGGGGAGGTGCTCCGGATAATCGAAGACCTGGGACGCCTGGACGAGACCCGGGCCGTTTCCTTCTGCGGCTTCCCGGAGGAAAAGGTTTACGCCGACCCCCGGGATCTCCTCACCTCAACCCCACCCTACTTTACCCTCCTCCTGGTAGGCGGAGAGTCCCTTGACTGA